Part of the Pelorhabdus rhamnosifermentans genome is shown below.
GACGCCTGTTACATGGCCGTCAGTCACTTCAATGCCTGTAACAGGACATTCTGTCAATACTTTTACACCGTTTTTTACGGCATTTTCAGCGAAAGAAATAGCAGCGCTAAAGGGAAGAAAAATACCTGCTGAAGCTGCCCATAAGGCACCTTTCACATTCACCGCTAGATTCGGCTCTTTTGCGAGAACTTCTTCACGGTTAAGCATGGCTAAGCCCGGCACACCATTAGTTTTTCCCCGTTCAAAAAGCTCTTGAACCGTGTTCATTTCTTCGTCGCTTGTTGCGACAACAAGTGAACCCGTCCACTTAATATCCAGGGCCAGTTCATCTTTTAATTGGTGATAAAGTGCATTGCCTCGTACATTAAATTTAGC
Proteins encoded:
- a CDS encoding NAD(P)/FAD-dependent oxidoreductase — translated: IIIGGGIVGTAIARKLSKYQLDVVLLEKEPDIAMGTTKANSAILHAGFDAHPGSLKAKFNVRGNALYHQLKDELALDIKWTGSLVVATSDEEMNTVQELFERGKTNGVPGLAMLNREEVLAKEPNLAVNVKGALWAASAGIFLPFSAAISFAENAVKNGVKVLTECPVTGIEVTDGHVTGV